A single window of Anaerolineae bacterium DNA harbors:
- a CDS encoding Xanthine dehydrogenase iron-sulfur subunit yields the protein MWHNYHSVTSLEEAVQILAKEKEKARIVAGATDLILEIERNVRRGIETLIDITRVPNLDQIVLDEDEVIHLGPMVTHNHCVASKLLHERAFPLVAAAWEVGAPQIRNRGTVAGNLITASPANDTIPPLMALNARVTLLSARGERVVPLSEFYKGVRQTVMCADELLVDISFPAMRANQRGTFIKLGLRKAQAISVVNAAVLLTFAEDDSKPLQERRIESAAITLGAVTPIIVHAEEAEQALIGKTLTEEVIEEVSRLAQTSARPIDDVRSSADYRYEMVRVCVARALRQIAQGVETQAVPSDPVLLWGKDYNGHAPALEATVAHQRQDEIVTTVNGREYRVRGASHKTLLRFIREDIGLTGTKEGCAEGECGACTVFLDGMAVMSCLVPAPRAHGAQIVTIEGLAQGEQLHPVQRTFIEEGAVQCGYCTPGFLMSAAKLLEEKPQPSREDVQWAISGNLCRCTGYYSIVRAIEKAAQLIHE from the coding sequence ATGTGGCACAACTATCATAGCGTAACTTCTCTGGAAGAAGCCGTTCAAATCCTGGCGAAGGAAAAGGAAAAAGCCCGCATCGTCGCCGGTGCAACCGACCTGATCCTCGAGATCGAACGCAACGTGCGGCGGGGTATTGAGACGTTAATCGACATCACGCGCGTCCCGAATTTAGACCAGATCGTTTTGGACGAAGATGAGGTGATCCACCTTGGTCCAATGGTGACGCACAATCATTGTGTTGCCTCGAAGCTGTTACACGAACGTGCCTTCCCGTTGGTGGCAGCAGCGTGGGAGGTGGGCGCGCCGCAAATCCGCAATCGCGGCACGGTTGCCGGCAATCTAATCACGGCTTCGCCGGCAAACGATACGATTCCCCCTCTGATGGCTCTCAATGCCAGAGTTACCTTGCTGTCTGCTCGAGGCGAGCGCGTTGTGCCGCTGAGTGAGTTCTACAAAGGTGTGCGTCAAACGGTGATGTGCGCGGATGAACTGCTGGTAGATATCTCCTTCCCTGCCATGCGCGCCAATCAACGCGGCACCTTTATTAAACTCGGCTTGCGCAAAGCCCAGGCGATTTCGGTGGTCAACGCAGCCGTGTTGCTCACCTTTGCCGAGGACGACTCCAAACCCCTCCAGGAGCGGCGTATCGAAAGCGCTGCCATCACGTTAGGGGCAGTGACACCGATTATCGTCCATGCCGAAGAGGCAGAACAAGCCCTGATCGGGAAAACTCTGACCGAAGAGGTCATCGAAGAAGTCAGTCGTCTGGCACAGACCTCCGCCCGTCCGATCGATGATGTGCGCAGTTCAGCCGATTACCGCTACGAAATGGTGCGGGTGTGCGTGGCGCGAGCCTTGCGCCAGATCGCTCAGGGCGTCGAAACCCAGGCTGTGCCCTCCGATCCGGTGCTGTTGTGGGGCAAAGACTACAACGGGCATGCCCCAGCTCTGGAGGCGACGGTGGCGCATCAACGCCAGGATGAAATTGTGACCACCGTAAACGGCAGGGAATATCGGGTGCGCGGTGCTTCGCATAAAACCCTGTTGCGCTTTATCCGCGAAGATATCGGCTTGACCGGTACAAAAGAAGGTTGTGCTGAAGGCGAGTGCGGCGCCTGTACGGTCTTTCTGGATGGGATGGCGGTCATGTCCTGTCTGGTGCCGGCGCCGCGTGCCCATGGCGCTCAGATCGTCACCATTGAGGGTCTGGCTCAGGGTGAGCAATTGCACCCGGTTCAACGCACATTCATCGAAGAAGGGGCGGTGCAGTGTGGTTATTGCACACCTGGCTTCTTAATGTCGGCTGCAAAATTACTGGAAGAAAAACCCCAACCCAGCCGCGAAGATGTCCAGTGGGCGATCAGCGGCAACCTGTGTCGTTGCACGGGGTATTATTCCATCGTGCGTGCCATTGAAAAAGCTGCGCAATTGATCCATGAGTAA
- a CDS encoding putative membrane protein: protein MINLWFFLVLIIALVDWYAVFRDLYRLRYLTKPLVLILLIVWFSRAGGWQGSGMYFGVALIFSLFGDIFLLKGLLKARPGFFMWGLVSFLIAQIAYVLGFNQPRPLLSLPTLGIVIAVCLVSFFNGGRLIQILKAKPDRKSMVLPVTIYISAISLMLASALNTLLRGDWLPPAALLSAFGATLFYISDSILAHDEFGQPIRSGEMLVTVTYHLAQVGLIAGFLFHGVPLWIPY, encoded by the coding sequence ATGATTAATCTCTGGTTTTTCCTGGTTTTGATCATTGCTCTTGTAGACTGGTATGCGGTCTTTCGCGATCTTTATCGGCTGCGCTACCTCACCAAACCACTGGTGCTGATTCTGTTGATCGTATGGTTCAGCCGCGCCGGAGGATGGCAGGGAAGCGGAATGTATTTTGGGGTTGCGCTGATCTTTTCCCTGTTTGGCGATATTTTCTTGCTCAAAGGTTTGTTGAAAGCCCGTCCGGGCTTCTTCATGTGGGGCCTGGTTTCCTTCCTGATCGCCCAGATTGCGTATGTGCTTGGCTTTAACCAACCCCGTCCGCTGCTTTCGCTCCCCACCCTGGGCATCGTGATTGCGGTTTGCCTGGTCAGTTTCTTTAACGGAGGACGATTGATTCAAATCCTCAAAGCGAAACCGGACCGCAAAAGCATGGTGCTGCCGGTGACAATTTACATCAGTGCCATCAGCCTGATGCTGGCTTCGGCTTTAAACACGCTTCTGAGAGGTGACTGGCTTCCTCCGGCTGCCCTGCTCTCCGCCTTTGGGGCAACCCTGTTTTACATTTCAGACTCGATACTGGCGCACGATGAATTCGGTCAGCCCATCCGCAGCGGCGAGATGCTGGTTACCGTAACCTACCACCTGGCGCAGGTTGGGCTGATCGCTGGTTTTCTCTTCCATGGCGTGCCGCTCTGGATTCCGTATTGA
- a CDS encoding diguanylate cyclase/phosphodiesterase (GGDEF & EAL domains) with PAS/PAC sensor(s) — MYNSFSYTMTLSRIQRPHQRFIPTVASYPRDGILLVTEAGQILFANQSAEALLGIPIQKLFEEPFPYPLEVNQPRTIEVSHPNGETVRFEISVQPAYSTNGQVYLVTLHDLKSRLLMEQRQNLLAQAFETTPEGIFITDAQGQILLANRAFSEITGYRVEEVIGKDALAFHCDQRDAEFYRQMWHSLTLTGAWQGEIWNRRKDGEVYPEWVTISTVKDEKGRISNYIAIFADISTRKQAEERLRFLATHDPLTGLPNRELFHDRLNQALVRSRRARIGQSEKWKLAVFLLDLDNFKEINDTLGHGWGDQALKVVAERLQSCVRKSDSVSRLGGDEFTILLEGIASKESCGIVANKVLNAVSQPIELSGRVFHLKASLGISVYPDHGEDGETLLKHADVAMYQAKQHGGVFRFFQNAH, encoded by the coding sequence ATGTATAATTCCTTTAGTTACACGATGACCCTGTCCCGAATTCAACGTCCGCATCAGCGATTTATCCCTACGGTCGCTTCCTACCCCCGCGACGGTATCCTGCTTGTCACCGAAGCCGGACAGATTTTGTTTGCCAATCAAAGCGCCGAAGCCCTGCTGGGTATTCCTATCCAGAAGCTGTTTGAAGAGCCTTTTCCCTACCCTCTTGAGGTAAACCAACCCAGAACCATCGAGGTCTCGCATCCCAACGGTGAAACCGTGCGGTTTGAAATCAGCGTACAACCAGCCTATAGCACCAACGGACAGGTCTATCTGGTGACCCTGCATGATCTAAAAAGCCGTTTATTGATGGAACAACGCCAGAATTTGTTAGCCCAGGCGTTTGAGACCACCCCCGAAGGGATTTTCATTACCGATGCCCAAGGACAGATCCTGCTTGCAAACCGCGCCTTTTCTGAAATTACCGGCTATAGGGTTGAGGAAGTCATAGGCAAGGATGCCCTGGCGTTTCATTGCGATCAACGGGATGCCGAATTTTACCGCCAGATGTGGCATTCACTTACCCTGACCGGGGCGTGGCAGGGTGAAATCTGGAATCGCCGCAAAGACGGCGAAGTGTATCCCGAATGGGTCACGATCAGCACCGTGAAGGACGAGAAGGGGCGCATCTCGAACTATATTGCCATTTTTGCCGACATTTCCACCCGCAAACAGGCGGAAGAGCGCCTGCGCTTCCTGGCAACCCACGATCCCCTGACCGGCTTACCCAACCGCGAGCTTTTCCACGATCGTCTCAATCAGGCGCTGGTGCGTTCCCGGCGCGCTCGCATTGGACAATCTGAAAAATGGAAACTGGCTGTTTTCTTGTTGGATCTGGACAACTTCAAGGAGATTAATGACACGTTGGGGCATGGTTGGGGCGATCAGGCGCTGAAAGTGGTTGCAGAACGATTACAATCCTGTGTGCGCAAGAGCGATTCGGTTTCCCGCCTGGGCGGAGATGAATTTACCATCCTTTTGGAGGGGATTGCAAGTAAAGAGAGTTGCGGCATTGTCGCAAACAAAGTGCTGAATGCCGTCAGCCAACCCATTGAATTAAGCGGACGGGTCTTTCATCTCAAAGCCAGCCTGGGAATTAGCGTTTATCCCGATCATGGGGAGGACGGTGAGACGTTGTTGAAGCACGCCGATGTAGCGATGTATCAGGCAAAGCAACACGGAGGCGTTTTTCGCTTCTTCCAGAACGCTCACTGA
- a CDS encoding Uracil-DNA glycosylase, family 4 codes for MSAKDELEQIAQQVAQCQLCELHFSRKRAVPGEGPANAEIMFIGEGPGFHENEQGRPFVGAAGKFLDDLLEKIGMRRDQVYITNVVKCRPPSNRDPKPEEVEICTRHYLERQIQAINPKVIITLGRYSMGLFLSNAKISDVHGQSFWVKGRLIVPMYHPAAGLHQISLKPTIEKDFLRLPELLEKSRQVGPESTSPPTFDSDQPARQLSLF; via the coding sequence TTGAGTGCCAAGGATGAACTCGAGCAGATTGCTCAACAAGTAGCCCAATGCCAGTTATGCGAATTGCACTTTTCGCGCAAACGGGCTGTACCCGGTGAAGGCCCTGCGAATGCTGAAATTATGTTTATCGGCGAAGGGCCTGGCTTTCATGAAAACGAACAGGGGCGACCTTTTGTCGGGGCAGCCGGGAAGTTCCTGGATGATTTGCTGGAAAAAATCGGGATGCGGCGAGACCAGGTATATATTACCAACGTGGTGAAGTGTCGTCCTCCCTCCAATCGCGATCCCAAACCGGAAGAGGTGGAGATTTGCACCCGCCATTACCTTGAACGCCAGATTCAGGCTATCAATCCGAAAGTCATTATCACTCTGGGGCGGTATTCTATGGGGCTCTTCCTTTCCAACGCAAAAATCTCTGATGTGCACGGGCAGTCTTTCTGGGTAAAAGGTCGCTTAATTGTACCGATGTATCACCCGGCTGCCGGCTTGCACCAAATTTCCCTCAAACCGACGATTGAAAAAGATTTTTTGCGTTTACCAGAACTGCTGGAAAAATCGAGACAAGTCGGGCCGGAAAGCACCTCTCCACCAACCTTTGACTCGGATCAACCAGCCAGACAACTCTCCCTCTTCTAA
- a CDS encoding UDP-glucose dehydrogenase: MNNIKDTLLEKLEQKTAQVAILGMGYVGLPLAVVFAEAGFRVIGIDPDERKVATIRRGESHIQDVPATTVQALVQSQKLHATTDFSVIREVDAVSICVPTPLRKTGDPDLSFILDATDQLGQYVHPGMVVVLESTTYPGTTREILLPRLEQRNGVVVGENFFLAFSPERVDPGRTDWTTYNTPKVVGGITPACTEVASRWYQQALQTVVPVSSAEVAEMAKLLENTFRMINIGMVNEMAIMCDRLGIDVWEVIDAAATKPFGFMKFTPGPGLGGHCIPIDPLYLSWKLRALKYTARFIELASEINTNMPRYVVGKVQDALNEQGKALKGSRVLVLGAAYKADIDDLRESPALDVIGLLHQKGARVSYHDPYIPSLNHDGLDYQSVPDLMEAVRQADCVVIITNHSSYNYTAILENAHLIVDTRNALGKLGKGNPKVVRL; this comes from the coding sequence ATGAACAATATCAAAGATACCCTGCTGGAAAAACTGGAGCAAAAAACAGCCCAGGTTGCCATCCTGGGGATGGGCTATGTGGGTTTGCCATTAGCGGTGGTCTTTGCCGAAGCTGGTTTTCGGGTGATCGGCATCGATCCCGATGAGCGCAAGGTGGCAACCATCCGGCGTGGTGAGAGCCACATTCAGGATGTCCCGGCAACAACAGTGCAGGCTCTCGTGCAAAGCCAGAAACTGCACGCCACCACCGATTTCTCGGTCATCCGAGAGGTCGATGCAGTCAGCATCTGTGTACCCACACCGCTGCGGAAAACCGGTGATCCCGATCTCTCTTTTATCCTGGACGCTACCGACCAGTTGGGACAATATGTTCATCCTGGGATGGTGGTCGTCCTGGAGTCAACCACCTATCCGGGCACGACACGCGAGATTCTTCTGCCTCGTCTGGAACAACGTAACGGCGTGGTGGTGGGAGAAAATTTCTTTCTTGCGTTCTCGCCGGAACGGGTCGATCCGGGACGCACCGACTGGACGACCTACAACACCCCCAAAGTTGTTGGCGGCATCACCCCCGCCTGTACCGAAGTCGCCAGCCGCTGGTATCAACAAGCCCTGCAGACGGTTGTGCCGGTTTCCTCTGCCGAGGTTGCCGAGATGGCAAAGCTACTCGAAAACACCTTCCGCATGATCAATATCGGCATGGTCAACGAGATGGCCATCATGTGCGATCGGCTGGGAATCGATGTATGGGAGGTAATCGACGCCGCCGCAACCAAGCCCTTCGGCTTTATGAAATTTACACCCGGCCCGGGCCTGGGAGGGCACTGTATTCCGATTGACCCGCTGTATCTTTCCTGGAAACTGCGCGCCCTGAAATACACCGCCCGCTTTATCGAATTGGCCTCCGAGATCAACACCAATATGCCCCGTTATGTGGTGGGGAAGGTTCAGGATGCCCTCAACGAGCAGGGCAAAGCGCTCAAAGGCAGCAGGGTGCTGGTGCTGGGTGCAGCCTATAAAGCGGATATCGACGACCTGCGCGAATCGCCAGCCCTGGACGTGATTGGGTTGCTGCATCAGAAAGGCGCACGGGTGAGTTATCATGACCCCTATATACCATCATTGAACCACGATGGGCTGGACTATCAAAGCGTTCCTGATCTGATGGAAGCGGTTCGGCAGGCAGATTGTGTGGTCATCATCACCAATCACAGCAGCTATAACTACACCGCCATCCTCGAAAACGCCCATTTGATCGTTGACACCCGCAACGCTCTGGGGAAGCTCGGTAAAGGAAATCCGAAAGTGGTCAGATTGTGA
- a CDS encoding NADH:ubiquinone oxidoreductase subunit 5 (chain L)/Multisubunit Na+/H+ antiporter, MnhA subunit, which yields MVNKNAKPGLIDDNLNGLTYKVIGIAMDVHNDLGPGHREVTYHNAMSQRFRDAGLIAEREPTLPIYDENGSLVNFYKPDHLVEQLLLVEYKAHFYPLTNDEIAQCIDYFAASDCQVLLLFNFGRSRLEWKRLFPPTHILAHRRKRWRR from the coding sequence ATGGTCAACAAGAATGCGAAGCCAGGCTTAATCGATGATAACCTCAACGGTCTTACCTATAAAGTGATTGGAATTGCGATGGATGTCCATAATGATTTGGGACCTGGACATCGCGAAGTTACTTATCATAATGCCATGTCCCAGCGATTTAGGGACGCGGGATTGATAGCTGAGCGCGAACCGACACTTCCGATCTACGATGAGAATGGTAGCTTGGTCAATTTTTATAAGCCCGATCACCTCGTTGAGCAGCTTCTTTTGGTAGAATACAAAGCACATTTTTATCCATTGACGAATGACGAGATTGCTCAGTGCATTGACTACTTTGCTGCCTCGGATTGTCAGGTCTTACTCCTTTTTAATTTTGGTAGAAGCCGTTTGGAATGGAAAAGACTTTTTCCACCGACTCACATCTTAGCCCACCGACGTAAACGTTGGCGGCGTTGA
- a CDS encoding Nucleotide sugar epimerase, with protein MNHYLLTGTAGFIAARVAERLLQAGHAVYGVDNLNDAYDVRLKEYRLRKLQQYEHFTFERLDIGEAEAVRALFAKMPAEGWQAVINLAARAGVRQSLLDPWVYYQTNVTGTLNLLEACRTHGVKKFLLASTSSVYGAKAPLPTPEEASSDFPLQPYAASKKAAEVMCHTYHYLYGLDISVVRYFTVYGPAGRPDMVMFRFVQGILEGKPITIYGDGTQSRGFTYVEDIAEGTILALQPLGYEIVNLGGHETIQIGELLNLFEQLTGRRAQVNYAPAHPADMYANWADTRKAQTLLGWHPKVGLQEGVRSLVEWYQQERDWASQVKT; from the coding sequence ATGAACCATTACTTACTCACTGGAACAGCCGGCTTTATTGCCGCTCGAGTGGCAGAACGATTGCTGCAAGCAGGTCACGCTGTTTATGGCGTGGATAACCTGAACGATGCGTATGACGTTCGCCTGAAGGAATACCGTCTCAGAAAACTTCAACAGTATGAGCATTTCACGTTCGAGCGCCTGGATATTGGCGAAGCCGAGGCGGTGCGGGCGTTGTTTGCGAAAATGCCCGCTGAGGGCTGGCAGGCCGTGATCAACCTGGCTGCCCGGGCAGGGGTGCGCCAGTCGTTGCTCGACCCGTGGGTGTATTACCAGACCAACGTCACCGGAACGCTCAATTTGCTGGAGGCCTGCCGCACGCATGGAGTTAAAAAATTTCTTCTGGCTTCCACCTCGAGCGTGTATGGAGCAAAGGCACCCTTACCCACCCCTGAAGAGGCTTCCAGCGATTTTCCGCTCCAACCCTATGCTGCCAGCAAAAAAGCGGCTGAGGTGATGTGTCATACCTATCATTATCTCTATGGGTTGGACATTAGCGTGGTGCGCTATTTCACCGTCTATGGGCCAGCCGGTCGACCGGATATGGTCATGTTTCGCTTTGTGCAGGGGATACTGGAGGGCAAACCGATCACCATCTACGGCGATGGCACCCAATCCCGCGGCTTCACCTATGTAGAGGACATTGCTGAGGGCACGATTTTAGCTCTGCAACCGTTAGGATATGAGATTGTGAACCTGGGTGGGCATGAGACCATTCAAATCGGTGAATTATTGAACCTCTTCGAACAATTAACCGGGCGACGGGCACAGGTTAACTATGCGCCTGCCCATCCGGCGGATATGTATGCCAATTGGGCAGATACGCGCAAAGCCCAAACCCTGTTGGGATGGCACCCCAAAGTCGGCCTACAGGAGGGGGTGAGAAGCCTGGTGGAGTGGTATCAGCAGGAGCGCGATTGGGCGAGCCAGGTGAAAACATGA
- a CDS encoding Glycosyl transferase, group 1, producing the protein MRVGFVLPALQKPSGWRSYALGLIGELLDEVEAVLFVAKEEATAAKRDFPQVPIFILPATQSASLQSPSGGLRLWQTFRAIQSLNISLDLVHSFEAYPTGLVGHWLARRCHCPHILTVHGTYGVIWKASIFDRLLYRQVLRSAAHLCPVSQATARRIEQAFGDVLRQVPITAIWNGNQYTQRVSSEVALQRRLPQSPTLLSVGEVKPRKGYHVSLKVFARLQKELPNVQYEIIGNCPNNTYTQSLNEIIRQNGLTGVRFHGAVSEADLARFYQQASLFLLTPQDGVGAQKLAFEGFGLVYLEAGAYGLPVIASDCGGVAEAVRQGETGFVFAQDDVEGMAQAALRLLTDEELNRRMGLANRRWAETLTWRRAAEEFLKIYRKAVKET; encoded by the coding sequence ATGAGAGTAGGTTTCGTTTTACCTGCTTTGCAAAAGCCGAGCGGCTGGCGCAGTTACGCGCTGGGGTTGATCGGCGAACTGCTGGATGAGGTGGAAGCAGTCTTGTTTGTTGCCAAAGAGGAGGCAACTGCAGCGAAAAGGGATTTTCCCCAAGTGCCCATCTTTATTCTGCCTGCCACCCAAAGCGCTTCTTTGCAAAGCCCGAGCGGAGGCTTGCGATTGTGGCAAACCTTCCGGGCGATCCAATCTTTAAACATATCCTTAGACCTGGTGCATTCGTTCGAGGCTTACCCGACCGGTCTGGTGGGACACTGGCTGGCCAGGCGGTGTCATTGTCCCCATATCCTCACTGTCCACGGCACTTACGGGGTGATCTGGAAAGCCTCGATTTTTGATCGTCTTCTCTATCGGCAGGTGCTCCGTTCAGCAGCCCATCTCTGCCCGGTCTCTCAGGCAACTGCCCGGCGGATTGAGCAAGCTTTTGGGGATGTGCTCAGGCAGGTTCCCATCACCGCGATATGGAATGGCAATCAATATACCCAGCGCGTCTCCTCTGAAGTAGCCCTGCAACGACGTCTGCCGCAGAGCCCGACTCTGCTCAGTGTGGGGGAAGTCAAACCCCGCAAAGGGTATCATGTATCCCTGAAAGTTTTTGCTCGCTTGCAGAAAGAACTTCCCAATGTGCAATATGAAATTATCGGCAACTGCCCGAACAACACCTACACCCAAAGCCTGAATGAGATCATTCGCCAAAATGGCTTAACGGGCGTTCGCTTCCATGGCGCAGTGAGCGAGGCAGATCTGGCGCGCTTCTATCAGCAAGCCAGCCTGTTTTTGCTGACTCCTCAGGATGGCGTGGGGGCGCAAAAACTGGCTTTTGAAGGTTTTGGGCTGGTCTATCTGGAAGCCGGAGCTTACGGCTTACCGGTGATTGCCAGCGATTGCGGCGGAGTTGCCGAAGCGGTTCGGCAGGGCGAGACCGGATTCGTTTTTGCCCAGGACGATGTCGAAGGGATGGCGCAGGCTGCGCTTCGACTGTTGACCGATGAAGAACTTAACCGCCGCATGGGATTGGCAAACCGCCGCTGGGCGGAGACGCTCACATGGAGACGTGCAGCCGAAGAATTTCTGAAGATTTACAGGAAGGCGGTGAAAGAGACGTGA
- a CDS encoding Glycosyltransferase — protein sequence MKIVVIAPSALPSRRANAIQTIRMAHAFARLGHEVLLVAYAPHPQPLSQEERGDGLPSPLGRRVGDEGLEQPSPPAPLAQEESGESPHPPPLSQRARGDGLPSPLGGRVGDEGLVSPPPPSSLPQGERWSWEALAEEYGLECPFEIRWLGAKPWARRYDFALQAVWQAHRWGTDWIFTRLPQAAALGSLLGIRTVFEAHDLPRGAAARLFRLFLLGRGAKRVIAISQALADDLQKRFPDLGKRGAGFLHLAPDGVDLSRYTPLLSPAEARKKLRERGWELCEGFIAGYTGHLYGGRGADLIVALASRLPEVHFLIVGGEGEQRQQLDHRFRSQGLTNTTLTGLVAPSQVALFQMASDVLLMPYQEKVEASSGGDIARYLSPLKLFEYLASGRSILTSDLPVLREIVTAENAILLPGQEIGAWENALRRLIQNPPERHKLGEAARRTAEGYSWENRAARILAD from the coding sequence GTGAAAATTGTCGTCATCGCACCCTCAGCCTTGCCTTCCCGCAGAGCAAATGCCATTCAGACGATCCGCATGGCGCACGCCTTTGCCCGCCTGGGGCATGAAGTTTTATTGGTGGCTTACGCCCCTCACCCCCAGCCTCTCTCCCAGGAGGAGAGGGGAGATGGTCTCCCTTCTCCCTTAGGGAGAAGGGTTGGGGATGAGGGATTAGAACAGCCCTCACCTCCAGCCCCTCTCGCACAGGAGGAGTCGGGAGAAAGCCCTCACCCCCCGCCTCTCTCCCAAAGGGCGAGGGGGGATGGACTCCCTTCCCCCTTAGGGGGAAGGGTTGGGGATGAGGGATTAGTATCACCCCCACCCCCCTCCTCTCTCCCGCAAGGCGAGAGGTGGAGCTGGGAGGCGCTGGCGGAGGAGTATGGCCTGGAGTGCCCCTTTGAGATTCGCTGGCTAGGGGCAAAGCCCTGGGCACGACGTTATGACTTTGCCCTCCAGGCCGTCTGGCAAGCACATCGCTGGGGAACTGATTGGATTTTTACCCGCCTGCCGCAGGCGGCGGCTTTAGGGAGCCTGCTGGGGATAAGGACTGTCTTCGAGGCGCATGATCTGCCGCGCGGTGCGGCGGCGCGTCTTTTTCGCCTGTTTCTGCTGGGTAGAGGGGCAAAACGGGTGATTGCCATCTCACAAGCCTTGGCAGATGACTTGCAGAAGCGTTTCCCCGATCTGGGCAAGCGCGGGGCGGGCTTTCTGCACCTGGCGCCAGATGGGGTGGACTTAAGCCGCTACACTCCTTTGCTTTCCCCGGCTGAAGCTCGCAAAAAATTGCGGGAGCGGGGATGGGAACTGTGTGAAGGATTTATTGCTGGCTATACCGGACACCTGTATGGTGGGCGCGGGGCAGACCTGATCGTTGCGCTGGCATCCAGGCTACCTGAGGTGCATTTCCTGATCGTCGGAGGGGAAGGAGAGCAACGCCAGCAGCTTGATCACCGCTTTCGCTCACAGGGTTTGACCAATACCACCTTAACCGGCCTGGTTGCTCCCAGTCAGGTGGCACTGTTTCAAATGGCAAGCGATGTCTTGCTGATGCCTTACCAGGAAAAGGTGGAGGCTTCTTCTGGCGGGGATATTGCCCGCTATCTCAGCCCGTTGAAACTCTTTGAGTATCTTGCCAGTGGTCGCTCGATTCTGACCAGCGATCTCCCCGTTCTCAGGGAGATCGTGACTGCTGAAAACGCGATTCTCTTACCCGGGCAGGAGATTGGCGCCTGGGAGAACGCTCTGCGAAGGCTGATTCAAAATCCGCCTGAGCGTCATAAGCTGGGCGAGGCTGCTAGACGGACTGCCGAAGGATATAGCTGGGAAAATCGGGCGGCGCGCATCCTGGCTGATTAA
- a CDS encoding D-3-phosphoglycerate dehydrogenase — translation MAEQNLPLVILTHSLPPEWLAKLEGKCRTVVGPWDATHFDPALEPYLGEAEGLFCLLTIRVDGDLLQRAPNLRVVSNMAVGYDNIDVAACTARGIPVGNTPGVLTAATADLTMALLLAAARQIPQASRDAREGRWTTWSPAGWLGADLEGATLGIVGMGKIGRAVAQRAKGFGMKFLYTDIPLPPEVEAELGATRVELPELLRQSDFVTLHVPLTAETRGLIGEEQLRMMKPHAILINTARGPVVQMDALQKALQENWIGGAALDVTDPEPLPPDHPLYAQPNCLIVPHIGSATRNTRRRMAELACENLLAGLEGRRLPHCVNPEVYEKA, via the coding sequence ATGGCAGAACAAAATCTCCCCCTGGTCATACTCACCCACTCCTTGCCGCCGGAATGGCTGGCAAAGCTGGAAGGCAAGTGCCGTACGGTCGTTGGCCCCTGGGATGCCACCCACTTCGACCCGGCGCTTGAACCCTATCTCGGCGAAGCCGAAGGGTTGTTCTGTCTGCTCACCATTCGCGTCGATGGAGATTTGTTGCAGCGCGCACCAAACCTGCGCGTTGTCAGCAATATGGCAGTTGGCTATGACAATATTGATGTGGCAGCTTGCACGGCGCGAGGAATCCCGGTTGGGAATACGCCGGGCGTCCTGACCGCTGCCACCGCCGATTTGACCATGGCGTTGTTACTGGCAGCAGCTCGCCAAATTCCCCAGGCAAGTCGGGATGCTCGTGAGGGGCGCTGGACGACCTGGTCACCAGCTGGCTGGCTGGGGGCTGACCTGGAAGGGGCAACGTTGGGCATTGTGGGTATGGGCAAGATCGGGCGTGCCGTTGCGCAGCGTGCAAAGGGCTTTGGAATGAAGTTCCTCTACACCGACATTCCCTTGCCCCCCGAAGTGGAAGCCGAACTCGGCGCAACCCGTGTTGAGCTGCCTGAACTGCTGCGCCAGAGCGATTTCGTGACCCTGCATGTTCCTCTAACAGCGGAGACGCGGGGCTTGATCGGGGAAGAGCAATTGCGCATGATGAAGCCTCACGCTATCCTGATTAACACCGCCCGCGGGCCGGTTGTGCAGATGGATGCCTTGCAAAAAGCTCTCCAAGAAAACTGGATTGGCGGTGCAGCCCTGGATGTAACCGATCCCGAACCTTTACCCCCCGACCATCCGTTGTATGCTCAACCGAATTGTCTGATTGTGCCTCATATCGGCTCGGCAACCCGCAACACACGCCGCCGTATGGCAGAACTGGCGTGCGAGAATTTGCTGGCCGGTTTAGAAGGACGCCGGTTGCCTCACTGCGTCAACCCCGAAGTGTACGAAAAGGCATGA